The Erwinia sorbitola nucleotide sequence GGCACACCAGCAATGTCTTCACTAATGAGCCAGCTCTGCGCCTGGCGACCAAGCTGATTAATGCCACCTTTGCCGAGCGTGTGTTCTTTGCTAACTCCGGGGCCGAGGCTAACGAAGCGGCATTTAAACTGGCGCGTTACTACGCCACCAAACGCCACAGCCCGTTCAAAAGCAAGATTATTGCCTTCCATAATGCTTTCCATGGCCGCACGCTGTTTACGGTCTCCGTTGGCGGTCAGCCAAAATATTCCGATGGTTTTGGGCCGAAACCTGCCGATATCATCCACGTGCCGTTTAACGATCTGGCTGCGGTAAAAGCAGTCATTGACGATCACACCTGCGCCATTGTGGTTGAGCCGATTCAGGGAGAAGGGGGCGTGCTGCCCGCAACAGCTGAGTTTATGCAGGGCCTGCGTCAGCTGTGTGATGAACATAATGCGCTGCTGGTGCTGGATGAAGTGCAAAGCGGTATGGGGCGCAGCGGTAAGCTGTTTGCCTATGAACATTATGGCGTACAGCCGGATATCCTCACCACGGCGAAAGCCCTCGGCGGCGGTTTCCCGGTCAGTGCGATGCTGACCACCAATGAGATTGCCTCCGTGATGGCACCGGGAGTACACGGCACCACCTATGGCGGTAACCCGCTGGCCTGTGCGGTCGCTGAAGCGGCGCTCGATATTATTAATACGCCGGAAGTGCTGGAAGGGGTGGCGGAACGTCGTCAGCTGTTTGTTGAAGCGCTTGAGGCGCTGGATGCACGTTTCGATCTGTTCAGCGATATCCGCGGTAAAGGGCTGTTGATTGGTGCGGCGTTAAAACCACAGCATGCAGGGCGCGCGCGCGATCTTCTTAACGCGGCGGCGGAAGCTGGTGTAATGGTGCTGGTGGCAGGAACTGATGTGATGCGTTTTGCCCCTTCACTGGTGATTGAGCCGACCGATATTGCCGAGGGTATGGCGCGGTTTGCTGTGGCCGTCGAAAAAGTATTGGCATAACGGCTGCGGGTGAGCGGCCTGACCCGGGCGAGGCGTGCCTCGCCCCTGTGTGGTGTCGTATTGCCATATTGCCTGACCCGGACGAGGCGTGCCTCGCCCCTGCGTGGTGTCGTGTTGCCATATTGCCTGACCCGGGCGAGGCGTGCCTCGCCCCTACGTAGTGTCGTGTTGCCATATTGCCTGACCCGGGCGAGGCGTGCCTCGCCCCTACGTGGTGTCGTATTGCCATATTGCCTGACCCGGGCGAGGCGTGCCTCGCCCCTGCGTGGTGTCGTATTGCCATATTGCCTGACCCGGACGAGGCGTGCCTCGCCCCTGCGTGGTGTCGTGTTGCCATATTGCCTGACCCGGGCGAGGCGTGCCTCGCCCCTACGTAGTGTCGTGTTGCCATATTGCCTGACCCGGGCGAGGCGTGCCTCGCCCCTACGTGGTGTCGTATTGCCATATTGCCTGACCCGGGTGAGGCGTGCCTCGCCCCTGCGTAGTGTCGTATTGCCATATTGCCTGATCCGGACGATGCATCGGCTCTGCGTGGTGTCGTATTGCCATATTGCCGTAGGGGTCAGGCATGCCTGACCCGCATTTATTGCGATTTACGCAATTTTCGTGACAACCATTGGCCATGTTGCGGGCGCTGGCTCCACGTCAGCGATGAAATGGTGTGCATCACACTAAGATGACCAAGAATTCGCTTTATGTGTCGCTCAAGGATGGTGACCGGCCCTTGATGGAAATCCTCCGGTGCGTCCAGCACATTACTGCCTGAATCTGGCCCGTCATACTCCAGACGCTGCTGACAGCGCTGAAGTGCAATTTCGCAGGATTGCAGATAGCGCTCTGCCAGCGATGGCGTCAGCATGGTATGTTCGCGCGCCAGAATTGTCATGGCGTTGATATGCTCGACGATAAACTGACTGTGCGTAACCCAAAGCTGCATATCTGCCAGATAGCGGGAATTAAAGGCCGGTTCCTGCATTGCCTGATGTAGTGAATTAAACAGCGCATTGTGTGCCTGATTCACCCGCATCCTCTGGTAGGCCAGCTTCACCGCATCCTGTTCGTTACCCAATAACAGCTGCAATGCCTCCTGATAAGCCTCCAGCGCATCGTGAGCGTTCTGACGCATCAAACCGCTCTGCCACTGCGGCCACAGCCAGATCATGCCACCAAAGGCTATCAGGCAGCCCATTATCGTATCCATCAATCGGGGCAGCAGGAACTGGGCTCCGTTCAGCGACAGCAGTTGCAATGTGTAAACCGCAGTGACGGTGAACCCCACCGTTGCCCAGCCGTAAAACTTGCGGATAAACAGATAGCTCACCAGGGTGATCAGCAGCATCACCAGTAATATCCAGGACTCTGGCGCATGCAGGCCGAGAGTCACGGCAGCAATCGCCAGCCCGGCCAGCGTTCCCAAAGCCCTGTGCTGAATCCGTACCCGGGTTGCACTGTAGCCGTTGAGGCTGACAAACATCACTGTCATCAGTACCCAGTAAGGTTTTGGCAGGTTGAAGAACAGCGCCAGTGAACTGGCAAAGGCCAGCATCACCGCATAACGCGCGGCAGTGCGCAGGGCTGAAGATTTTAACGACAGGTAATTTTTCAACGCAGGAAGCAGCGGCAGGCGGCGCTGGCGATCGGCCATCAGGTCACGGCGGTACAGTGGACGCTGGGTACGCAGCACGCGGGCGATGCGGCTGAAGTGGTAGTAGCAGAAGTGGCCGACCGGATTATCCGGATGCTGACGGGAGATCTTCTCCAGTGCCTGAAGCTGTTTCTCCATGGTGAAACGCTCTGGAAAACGGTGGTAGAGAATGTCGTCGGCCAGCACGCGCAGGCGGGCGGCGATGGTTTGCGCATTCCAGCGGATCACCGCCTCGGCGTGGCTCTGCTCCACCAGCTTCTGCACCTCCTCCGGCTGATGCAGGCTGACCGCTATATGCTCCTGTAAATCAAGCGCCACCTGAAATGCCCGTGTCAGACGCTGGTAGTGGCTATCGCGGCTGGCCGAAAGCATATGCATCTGTTGGTAGCAGGTATTAATCAGATCGACGGCTTTTTGCTGGCGCGCCAGCAGCGGTGGCAAGGCAGTTTGCGGGTCGGTAAGCCGGGTAAGCAGGCTATATTTGGCTTCGCAATAGTCGGCAAGTTCCCGATACAGCAGGCTGAGTGTTTCACGCATCGGCTGCTCTTTCCACAGCCTGAACCAGAACCAGTTAAAAGCGCCGTACCAGACAGTGCCAAGAATATAGAGCAGCGGCGGCTGCCACATTGGCATGCGTCCGGCCAGGCTGAGGGTGAAGATAGCGGCAATCAGCGATGCGGGAAGCAGACGTGCGTGCAGCGGGCTGATCTCACCGGTGACGCCAAGCAGTAGCGCCATCACCAGCAGGATCAGCGGTAGGGGAACCCCTTCGGCACCAGCGTATTGAATCAAAAAGCTGCTGAAGGCAAACAGGCAGCCTCCGACGATCAGGCGTTTAAAGAAACGCTTGTGCGGGGTATCAAGACCAGCATTGTTACAGCAGGCAGGAACTAAAGAGAACAGCAGGCCGTTTTGCAGATGGCCGAGCATCCAGCCGATCGCCACAGGTAAACAGAGCACCAGCGTCTGCCTGAGTGCATAGTTCACTTCGGGATGATAGATGATTCTCCGCCACATGAGCCACACCAAATAAAAACGGCGCGACAGGGGGTCGCGCCGTGGGTTCAGAGCCGGTTAACGTGTGCCGTAAACAACGATGGTTTTACCATGTGCGGAGATCAGGTTCTGATCTTCCAGCATTTTCAGAATACGACCTACGGTTTCACGGGAGCAGCCGACGATCTGGCCGATCTCCTGACGGGTGATTTTAATCTGCATACCATCCGGGTGAGTCATGGCATCCGGTTGTTTCGCCAGATTCAGTAACGTCTGGGCGATGCGTCCGGTCACATCAAGGAAAGCTAAGTTACCCACTTTCTCTGAGGTGACTTGCAGGCGACGCGCCATCTGTGAAGACAGGCGCATCAGAATGTCAGGATTCACCTGAATCAACTGACGGAATTTTTTATAGGAAATTTCAGCCACTTCACAGGCTGTTTTCGCACGTACCCACGCACTACGCTCCTGCCCCTCTTCAAAGAGACCCAGTTCGCCAATAAAGTCGCCCTGGTTGAGGTAGGAGAGGATCATCTCTTTGCCTTCTTCATCCTTGATTAACACCGCTACCGATCCTTTAACGATATAGTAGAGGGTTTCCGCCTTCTCACCCTGATGAATCAGAGTGCTTTTGGATGGATATTTGTGAATATGGCAATGAGACAGGAACCATTCGAGAGTAGGGTCTGTTTGCGGTTTGCCGAGAACCATTCGCTGTTATCCTCTGTTGTAATCGTGCCTAAATATACCCTTCATCTACGAGTGACAGAGGCGTTGCCGCCGAACTGCTGCGCGAGGAGGCTGGATATACAGGGCTAAATCCCTGCCAGGCGTTGAAATAGTCAAGCGTTCCCATAGGAAATTTGTACGGGCCTCTGTTAGGAGCATGGCTCGAGCTGTCGTCCCGTTTTTACTGTGCATTCTCATGCCAGTAAAATATTGCAGCCTCGTTTGTAGCACAGCTTTACAAGACTGTCTTCTGTTGTCTCGCTTCAGCATAGTTGTAAAACGGCGGCGTTGCCGTTTTTGTTAGCGCAGCGTACTCTTTCTGCACTGGTTCAATGAGAGGATTTTGCGATGCATGCACGAGTTAAGTGGGTTGAAGGAATGACGTTTTTGGGAGAATCCTCCTCAGGCCATCAGATTCTGATGGATGGAAATGCAGGGGATAAAGCTCCCAGCCCGATGGAAATGGTGCTGATGGCGGCCGGGGGCTGTAGTGCTATCGACGTGGTGTCTATTTTGCAGAAAGGCCGTAACGATGTCGCCGACTGTGAGGTTAAACTGACGTCAGAACGCCGTGAAGAGGCTCCACGCATTTTCACCCATATCAACCTGCACTTTATTGTCAGCGGCAAGGCTCTGGGCGATAAAGCGGTATCACGTGCGGTCGATCTCTCCGCAGAGAAATATTGCTCAGTGGCGATTATGCTGGGGAAAAGCGTGGAGATCACCCACAGCTATGAAGTGATAGAGCTGACCTGATAGTGATGATTTAATCCAATCGGCGGTCTTATCAGGCCGCCCGAAACTGATGCAGCTTGCCGTGATCTTCCCCTCCCTGTTTCGATTTGTCCCCTTTGATAGCCAATTTTCTGCACATCATGCGGAACGGTAACTACCCGCATTTCACGCCACAGCGAGTGGATGACTCCAGCAGTATATTTTTCCTTGTTTTGCTTTCTTTCTTGCTGGCCTGCGGGCTGGTTAAACGAACGTCCGGGTTGTCTGGTTTGTGGTCTTAACCTTGCAACCAATCAAGGAGCACTGATGAATACTGAGAGTTTAATTCACGATGTCACATCAAAGGTACTGCAATGGCGGCGTCATATTCACGCAAACGCTGAACTCTCTTTTCATGAGCAGGGAACGGCAGATTATGTTGCCGCTGAACTGGCAAAGTTTGGCCCGTTAACCCTCACCCGGCCGACGCCAAATAGCGTGCTGGCAGAGCTTGCCGGGCCGCATGGCGACCGCTGTATTGCTTTACGTGCAGATATGGATGCCTTACCCATTGAAGAGTTGAACCAGGAGGCGTTTACCTCGCATAACCATGGGGTAATGCATGCATGTGGGCACGATTCGCATACGGCCATGCTGATGGGGGCCGCGTGGGTGCTGTGCCAGCAGCAGGAGAAGATTAACGGAAAAGTGCGCTTTATTTTTCAGCATGCAGAAGAGGTGCCGCCCGGAGGGGCCAGCGAGCTGGTGAAACTGGGCGTACTGGATGGGGTAGCGCAGATCTTTGGTTTACATGTGTTTCCAGGATTACCTACCGGAAAAGTGGCGATAAAAGAGGGGGTATTCAGCGCGGCCTGCGATAACTTCGATCTGATTATCCAGGGCAAAGGTTCTCATGCTGCGATGCCGCAGGACAGTACCGACCCGCTGGTGCTGGGGGCTGGGGTGGTGCAGGCGTTACAGCAGATTGTGTCGCGCCGGCTGGATGCCAACGATGGCGCAGTGCTGAGTGTCGCGAGTTTTATGGCTGAGGGAGGCTATAACGTGATCCCTGATAAGGCGCACCTGCGCGGTACGCTGCGTACCCTGAGTCAGCATAACCGTACCTGCATTCCGCAGATGGTATCTCAACTGCTGGATGGTATGACGCAGGCCGTAGGTGCCAGCTATGTGCTCAAATGGACGCCGGGTTACACCATGGGGGTCAATCACCCGGACGCCTGCCGCATCGCTGAGGAGAGTGTGAAGGCGGCGCTGGGAAAAGAGGCGTTGCAGAGCATGCATAGCCCGATGTTTGGCTGCGAAGACTTCTCGGCCTATCAGCAGGTGGTGCCGGGCTGTTTCCTGTGGGTTGGCTCGGGTAATAAACAAAAAGGCACCTGCTGGGGACTGCATAACCCCCATTTCCGTCTTGACGAAGATGTTCTGAAAATAGGGGTCAGTCTGCATACTGCACTGATTCATCGACTGCTGATCAAGGCGTAATGGCCGGGGCCGGGTCAGCCGATTTTCTTACCTTCGATCAGACGCTTGACCAGCGGCCCCATAATCAGCTCCATTGCCAGCCCCATTTTCCCACCCGGCACTACCAGGGTTTTAATATGGGAGATAAACGATCCCTGTATCATCGACAGAAGATAAGGGAAGTCGATATCCTCCAGCCCCTGGAAGTGGATCACCACAAAACTTTCATCCAGCGACGGGATGCCGCGTGCGGCGAAGGGGTTTGAGGTATCTACCGTTGGTACGCGCTGGAAGTTGATATGAGTGCGGGAGAACTGGGGCGTAATAAAGTTAATGTAGTCCTCCATTGAACGCACTACCGAATCCATCACGGCTTCGCGCGAATGGCCGCGTTCACCGGTGTCCCGCACCAGCTTCTGGATCCACTCCAGGTTGACGATAGGCACCACGCCGACCAGCAGGTCGACTTTTTCGGCCACATTGTGCTGCGGTGTCATCACTCCGCCATGCAATCCTTCATAAAACAGCACGTCGGTGGGTTCAGGCAGCGGCTGCCAGGGTGTGAAAGTGCCCGGTACCTGATTCCACGGCACCGCTTCATCATAGGTATGCAGATACTTACGCGACTTACCGCTGCCGCTGCGGCCATATTCAGTGAACGTCTGTTCCAGCAGGCCGAAATCATTGGCTTCCGGGCCAAAATAGCTGACGTGTTTACCCATATCGCGCGCTTTGCGGATCGCCATATCCATTTCCGGACGGGTAAAACGGTGGAAACTGTCCCCTTCGACCTCAGCGGCGCGCAGATTAAGCTGCTGAAATATCTTCCTGAAGGCCAGGCTGGTGGTGGTGGTTCCCGCACCGCTGGAACCCGTGACGGCGATAACCGGATGTTTGGCTGACATAACGCACTACTCCCTCAGAGAGATCTTACTGACGGATCATAGGTAACATGTTTTCCCCGTCAAAGTCATCAATGCTTAATTGCGAAACTGGCTGCGCGGCATGATGTTGACGGACTCATGCAGTTCAGACCACACCAGCACCACTTCGCCACTGTGGAGCTGGCGGCGCACATCATCCACCTTCTGTTTTAGCGACCGCTCCTGCTCGCCGTAATCGGTGCCTTCGCGCAGCACAAAGGATTCAATCAGGTTATCGAGGGTTTCGTTATCCAGGTCTTTCCACGGAATAATCATTATTTCTCCAGCCAGGGGGTAAGCCACTGAGGTATACGCTGCTCCAGCCACATAGTCGGTTTGCGCAGCGTACCGCCGACAAAGCCAACATGGCCGCCGTGCTGTGTGAGCTGATACTCAACGCAGGCGGGCAGCATGGCTGAGTCCGGGATCACCTCAGGGGTCATAAATGGATCGTCTTTGGCGTGAATCACCAGCAACGGTTTTCGCACGCCCGGCAGCAGCGGCAGAGCGCTGCAACGGCGATAGTAGTCGGTGGCATCATCAAAGCCGTGCGCGCGAGCGGTAATCGCATCGTCAAAGTCGCGCAGCAGACGCAGCGATTTTAACTGGGCCATGTCCACGGGCAGAGTTCCGGGCCATGCGCGAAGTTTACGTTCGGCATTCTGTTTTAACAGCCCCAGCAGATAGCGCTGATAGACGCGGGAAAATCCCTGCTCCAGCCGCTGGCTACAGGGTTCCAGCATCAGTGGAGCAGACACCACCACGCCAGCATCCAGCAGGCACTCCTCTCCCTGTCTGCCCATCAGGCAGGCCAGCATATTGCCACCCAGCGAAATTCCAACCGCAGCGGTAGGAACCCGGCCCCACTCATCGCGCAGCCATTGCAGAAAGTAGCTGGCATCCCCGGTCTCGCCGGAATGATAGATACGGTTGAGCCGGTTAGGCACGCCGCTACAGCCGCGAAAGTGCATCACCACGCCAAGCCAGCCGCGATCTTTCCACGCCTGCAACAGACCGTGTGCATAAGGGCTGTGGAAGCTGCCCTCCAGCCCGTGGAACAGTACGACACGAGGTTTATCACGCGCGCTGGCCGGGTCTTCACTCCACGCCAGATCAACAAAGTCGCTGTCCGGCAGCGTCAGACGCTGCCAGTGGGGTTGCAGAGTAATACGACGGCGCAACAGCCGTGGCAATATCGTTTGCAGATGCGGGTTGCTGGCGCCCGGTAATGGGCGGAAAGCGTTATCTGTCATGGCACTAAAAATTATCGGGGAAGAGCTTGTAGGATCCATAGCACGCTGTTAGCTTCGTCAGGTTGTTAATTTTTCAGAGGGGTGGGAGCACCCGTTCTATGGAACTGAGTCTGTTTTTATCCATGTTAGGTTTTCTCTGGGTCGCAGCGATCACGCCCGGCCCTAATAATATGTTACTCACCGCCTCAGGTGCTAATTTTGGTTTTTTGCGCTCTCTGATGTTGCTGATAGGCATAATGATCGGCATGCAGGTGATGCTGCTGATGGTTGCCTTTGGCGTAGGTGGTTTAATTCTGCTTTACCCTTCCCTTCATCTGTTCCTCAAGATAGCAGGCAGTGTTTACCTGCTCTGGCTGGCGTGGAAGATCGGTACTGCCGAATATGAAAAACTGGAAACGAACAATGCTCCTGCCGCACCGATGCCGTTCTGGCAGGGCGGGCTGTTGCAGCTGATCAATCCAAAAGCCTGGCTGATGGCGCTCGGTGCTGTCGCCAGCTTCAGTCTGGCAGGTGAAGCCTACCGCAGTTCGGTAATTGCTATCAGTATTGGTATGGCGCTGGTCAATGTGGTTTCCGGTGTGATCTGGTTAGGCTTCGGTACGCTGATAGGGCGCATTCTGCGTAGTCGCCGCGCCTGGACTATTTTCAACGTATTTATGGGGGGGTTAACGGCGGGGTGTGTTTTGCTCATCTGGCACTGACAACGCCTGTACACCGCTGCGACGGCGTTGCTGCGCCGTCTCGCCATGCTCACATACTGATGTATGCTGCGCTTGCTTAACGTCTGGCGCCTTGTCTCGCTGGCGTACAGGCGTTGTCCTGTCGACGATGTACACCCAGTTACGGCGTTACTGCGCCGTCTCGCTATGGTTACATACTGATGTATGCTGCGCTTGCTTAACGTCTGGCGCCTTGTCTCGCTGGCGTACAGGCGTTGTCCTGTCGACGGTGTACACCGCAGTTACGGCGTTACTGCGCCGTCTCGCCATGGTCACATACTGATGAGTGCTGCGCTTGCTTAACGTCTGGCGCCTTGTCTCGCTGGCGTACAGGCGTTGTCCTGTCGACGATGTACACCGCAGTTACGGCGTTGCTGCGCCGTCTCGCCATGGTCACATACTGATGAATGCTGCGCTTGCTTAACGTCTGGCGCCTTGTCTCGCTGGCGTACAGGCGTTGTCCTGTCGACGATGTACACCGCAGTTACGGCGTTGCTGCGCCGTCTCGCCATGGTCACATACTGATGAATGCTGCGCTTGCTTAACGTCTGGCGCCTTGTCTCGCTGGCGTACAGGCGTTGTCCTGTCGACGATGTACACCCAGTTACGGCGTTACTGCGCCGTCTCGCCATGGTCACATACTGATGAATGCTGCGCTTGCTTAACGTCTGGCGCCTTGTCTCGCTGGCGTACAGTAGTGCGTATAGTAGTTGCCACCTCGACGATGTGAATCCCCTGAACCACCGCCTTTGCGGTGGTTTTTTATTGCAGCGGATTAAACCCATTTTTCGGCAAACCAATTCACAATTCCTCCTAAGTAATTTTTGATATAAAAAAGAAGTTTTAATTACTTTATTACGATAGTCGCGCCCGGTTACAAAGGTGGTGTTCACCTATAACTATAATTTTTTGGAGCGGGCTATGGCGGGTAAATTCACACTTTCAATTCTGGCAGCGGCGCTGTCACTGACAGCACTCAGCGTTCAGGCGGTGGATGTCACCATCGCCTATCAGACATCGGCAGAACCGGCGAAAGTCGCGCAGGCTGACGGCACTTTTGCTAAAGAGAGCGGCGCAAAAGTTGACTGGCGTAAATTCGACAGCGGTTCCAGCGTCATTCGTGCTCTGGCCTCCGGTGATGTGCAAATTGGTAATATTGGCTCCAGCCCGTTGGCGGTGGCCGCCAGTCAAAAACTGCCGATCGAAGTGTTCCTGCTGGCCTCGCAGCTGGGTAACTCCGAAGCGCTGGTGGTGAAAAAAGAGATCAGGGAGCCAAAAGACCTTATCGGTAAGCGTATCGCGGTACCGTTTATTTCTACCACTCACTACAGCCTGCTGGCGTCATTAAAACACTGGGGTATTAAGCCCGGCCAGGTACAGATTATTAACCTGCAACCTCCGGCAATTCTTGCTGCCTGGCAGCGTGGTGATATCGATGGCGCTTACGTCTGGGCACCTGCTGTGAATCAGCTGGAGAAAGACGGCAAGGTGCTGACTGACTCTGCTCAGGTCGGGAAATGGGGATCGCCAACGCTGGATGTCTGGGTGGTGCGTAAAGACTTCGCGCAGCAACATCCGGAAGTGGTTACCGCCTTTGCCCGCAGTGCGCTGGAGGCGCAAAAAGCCTATCTCGATAATCCACAGCAGTGGCTGAAACAGGAAGAAAACCTGACTAAGCTCTCGCGCTTTAGCGGGGTACCGAATGCCGATGTTCCGGTTCTGGTGGAAGGGAATACCTATCTGACCGCAAAGCAGCAGGTGGACCAGCTTAACGGCCCGGTTAACAAGGCGATTGTAGATACCGCACAGTTCCTGAAAGAGCAGGGCAAGGTACCGTCAGTGGCTACCGATTACAGCAGCTATGTGACCGACCGCTTTGTAAAACCACTCGCACAATAACAGGAGCCAGAACCATGCTGTCAGTCTCTCATCTTCGCGCCAGCTATGCAGGACAGCTGGCATTACAGGATATCAACCTGTCGATCGGCAACGGAGAGCTGGTGGTGGTTCTGGGGCCTTCCGGCTGTGGCAAGACCACGCTGCTGAACCTGATTGCCGGTTTTATTCCGGCAGATAGCGGCAGTATCACGCTGGACGGCCAGCCGGTCACCGGGCCGGGAGCCGACCGTGGCGTGGTGTTTCAACATGAAGGGCTGCTGCCGTGGCGCAAC carries:
- the argD gene encoding bifunctional acetylornithine/succinyldiaminopimelate transaminase, with amino-acid sequence MAAEKIAVTRATFDEVILPVYAPAQFVPVKGKGSRVWDQQGKEYIDFSGGIAVTALGHCHPALVEALKTQGETLWHTSNVFTNEPALRLATKLINATFAERVFFANSGAEANEAAFKLARYYATKRHSPFKSKIIAFHNAFHGRTLFTVSVGGQPKYSDGFGPKPADIIHVPFNDLAAVKAVIDDHTCAIVVEPIQGEGGVLPATAEFMQGLRQLCDEHNALLVLDEVQSGMGRSGKLFAYEHYGVQPDILTTAKALGGGFPVSAMLTTNEIASVMAPGVHGTTYGGNPLACAVAEAALDIINTPEVLEGVAERRQLFVEALEALDARFDLFSDIRGKGLLIGAALKPQHAGRARDLLNAAAEAGVMVLVAGTDVMRFAPSLVIEPTDIAEGMARFAVAVEKVLA
- a CDS encoding YccS/YhfK family putative transporter, yielding MWRRIIYHPEVNYALRQTLVLCLPVAIGWMLGHLQNGLLFSLVPACCNNAGLDTPHKRFFKRLIVGGCLFAFSSFLIQYAGAEGVPLPLILLVMALLLGVTGEISPLHARLLPASLIAAIFTLSLAGRMPMWQPPLLYILGTVWYGAFNWFWFRLWKEQPMRETLSLLYRELADYCEAKYSLLTRLTDPQTALPPLLARQQKAVDLINTCYQQMHMLSASRDSHYQRLTRAFQVALDLQEHIAVSLHQPEEVQKLVEQSHAEAVIRWNAQTIAARLRVLADDILYHRFPERFTMEKQLQALEKISRQHPDNPVGHFCYYHFSRIARVLRTQRPLYRRDLMADRQRRLPLLPALKNYLSLKSSALRTAARYAVMLAFASSLALFFNLPKPYWVLMTVMFVSLNGYSATRVRIQHRALGTLAGLAIAAVTLGLHAPESWILLVMLLITLVSYLFIRKFYGWATVGFTVTAVYTLQLLSLNGAQFLLPRLMDTIMGCLIAFGGMIWLWPQWQSGLMRQNAHDALEAYQEALQLLLGNEQDAVKLAYQRMRVNQAHNALFNSLHQAMQEPAFNSRYLADMQLWVTHSQFIVEHINAMTILAREHTMLTPSLAERYLQSCEIALQRCQQRLEYDGPDSGSNVLDAPEDFHQGPVTILERHIKRILGHLSVMHTISSLTWSQRPQHGQWLSRKLRKSQ
- the crp gene encoding cAMP-activated global transcriptional regulator CRP; translation: MVLGKPQTDPTLEWFLSHCHIHKYPSKSTLIHQGEKAETLYYIVKGSVAVLIKDEEGKEMILSYLNQGDFIGELGLFEEGQERSAWVRAKTACEVAEISYKKFRQLIQVNPDILMRLSSQMARRLQVTSEKVGNLAFLDVTGRIAQTLLNLAKQPDAMTHPDGMQIKITRQEIGQIVGCSRETVGRILKMLEDQNLISAHGKTIVVYGTR
- a CDS encoding OsmC family protein is translated as MHARVKWVEGMTFLGESSSGHQILMDGNAGDKAPSPMEMVLMAAGGCSAIDVVSILQKGRNDVADCEVKLTSERREEAPRIFTHINLHFIVSGKALGDKAVSRAVDLSAEKYCSVAIMLGKSVEITHSYEVIELT
- a CDS encoding amidohydrolase, which codes for MNTESLIHDVTSKVLQWRRHIHANAELSFHEQGTADYVAAELAKFGPLTLTRPTPNSVLAELAGPHGDRCIALRADMDALPIEELNQEAFTSHNHGVMHACGHDSHTAMLMGAAWVLCQQQEKINGKVRFIFQHAEEVPPGGASELVKLGVLDGVAQIFGLHVFPGLPTGKVAIKEGVFSAACDNFDLIIQGKGSHAAMPQDSTDPLVLGAGVVQALQQIVSRRLDANDGAVLSVASFMAEGGYNVIPDKAHLRGTLRTLSQHNRTCIPQMVSQLLDGMTQAVGASYVLKWTPGYTMGVNHPDACRIAEESVKAALGKEALQSMHSPMFGCEDFSAYQQVVPGCFLWVGSGNKQKGTCWGLHNPHFRLDEDVLKIGVSLHTALIHRLLIKA
- a CDS encoding phosphoribulokinase translates to MSAKHPVIAVTGSSGAGTTTTSLAFRKIFQQLNLRAAEVEGDSFHRFTRPEMDMAIRKARDMGKHVSYFGPEANDFGLLEQTFTEYGRSGSGKSRKYLHTYDEAVPWNQVPGTFTPWQPLPEPTDVLFYEGLHGGVMTPQHNVAEKVDLLVGVVPIVNLEWIQKLVRDTGERGHSREAVMDSVVRSMEDYINFITPQFSRTHINFQRVPTVDTSNPFAARGIPSLDESFVVIHFQGLEDIDFPYLLSMIQGSFISHIKTLVVPGGKMGLAMELIMGPLVKRLIEGKKIG
- a CDS encoding YheU family protein, producing the protein MIIPWKDLDNETLDNLIESFVLREGTDYGEQERSLKQKVDDVRRQLHSGEVVLVWSELHESVNIMPRSQFRN
- a CDS encoding hydrolase produces the protein MDPTSSSPIIFSAMTDNAFRPLPGASNPHLQTILPRLLRRRITLQPHWQRLTLPDSDFVDLAWSEDPASARDKPRVVLFHGLEGSFHSPYAHGLLQAWKDRGWLGVVMHFRGCSGVPNRLNRIYHSGETGDASYFLQWLRDEWGRVPTAAVGISLGGNMLACLMGRQGEECLLDAGVVVSAPLMLEPCSQRLEQGFSRVYQRYLLGLLKQNAERKLRAWPGTLPVDMAQLKSLRLLRDFDDAITARAHGFDDATDYYRRCSALPLLPGVRKPLLVIHAKDDPFMTPEVIPDSAMLPACVEYQLTQHGGHVGFVGGTLRKPTMWLEQRIPQWLTPWLEK
- a CDS encoding LysE family translocator codes for the protein MELSLFLSMLGFLWVAAITPGPNNMLLTASGANFGFLRSLMLLIGIMIGMQVMLLMVAFGVGGLILLYPSLHLFLKIAGSVYLLWLAWKIGTAEYEKLETNNAPAAPMPFWQGGLLQLINPKAWLMALGAVASFSLAGEAYRSSVIAISIGMALVNVVSGVIWLGFGTLIGRILRSRRAWTIFNVFMGGLTAGCVLLIWH
- the tauA gene encoding taurine ABC transporter substrate-binding protein, with the protein product MAGKFTLSILAAALSLTALSVQAVDVTIAYQTSAEPAKVAQADGTFAKESGAKVDWRKFDSGSSVIRALASGDVQIGNIGSSPLAVAASQKLPIEVFLLASQLGNSEALVVKKEIREPKDLIGKRIAVPFISTTHYSLLASLKHWGIKPGQVQIINLQPPAILAAWQRGDIDGAYVWAPAVNQLEKDGKVLTDSAQVGKWGSPTLDVWVVRKDFAQQHPEVVTAFARSALEAQKAYLDNPQQWLKQEENLTKLSRFSGVPNADVPVLVEGNTYLTAKQQVDQLNGPVNKAIVDTAQFLKEQGKVPSVATDYSSYVTDRFVKPLAQ